One stretch of Actinacidiphila sp. DG2A-62 DNA includes these proteins:
- the dacB gene encoding D-alanyl-D-alanine carboxypeptidase/D-alanyl-D-alanine endopeptidase, producing MPLGRTWQVAAGSAAIGLAVAAGTAVAAGPWESGRRTAERTRAAALDRQRHPAPAAPAATAAPPPPLAAQVLAPVPAAAAPATGGSGPSAALPAALTARLDQLMAAPGLGHAPTGAVTDVASGRLLYGHGADTPGTPASVTKLATAVAALTALGPEHRLTTTVVRTAPDRVVLVGGGDPTLELTGLAADTAAALKAAGTTSVTLAYDTSYFAGPAQHPIGPNENLALVTALMVREGRLDGSSSGPATRADDPAKAAAVRFAALLRRHGVTVRGTPAPGSGKGGARLAAHGSAPLADLVERMLTNSDNDLAEALVRQTALATGRPATFAGGAAAVRAELARYGVPLTGAVFTDGSGLARADRLSPRTLAALLALAASPAHPQLRPVLTGLPVAAFTGTLTSRFTGGPGAGLVRAKTGTLTGVNTVAGTVLTRSGRLLAFSFMADDASSPADAQAALDALATALARS from the coding sequence GTGCCGCTCGGCAGGACGTGGCAGGTCGCGGCGGGTTCGGCCGCGATAGGTCTGGCGGTGGCGGCCGGGACGGCCGTCGCCGCCGGGCCCTGGGAGTCGGGCCGACGCACGGCGGAACGCACCCGCGCCGCCGCCCTGGACCGGCAGCGCCACCCCGCGCCCGCCGCCCCCGCGGCCACCGCCGCGCCGCCGCCCCCGCTCGCCGCTCAGGTCCTCGCCCCCGTGCCCGCCGCGGCGGCCCCCGCGACCGGCGGCTCCGGGCCCTCGGCCGCGCTGCCCGCCGCGCTCACCGCCCGGCTCGACCAGCTGATGGCCGCTCCCGGCCTCGGCCACGCGCCCACCGGCGCGGTGACCGACGTCGCCTCCGGGCGGCTGCTGTACGGGCACGGCGCCGACACCCCCGGCACGCCCGCCTCGGTCACCAAGCTCGCCACCGCCGTCGCCGCCCTCACCGCCCTCGGCCCCGAGCACCGGCTGACCACCACCGTGGTGCGTACCGCGCCGGACCGCGTCGTGCTGGTCGGCGGCGGCGACCCCACGCTGGAACTGACCGGCCTGGCCGCCGACACCGCCGCCGCGCTCAAGGCCGCCGGCACGACCTCGGTGACGCTGGCGTACGACACCTCGTACTTCGCCGGGCCCGCCCAGCACCCCATCGGGCCGAACGAGAACCTCGCGCTGGTCACCGCGCTGATGGTCCGCGAGGGCCGGCTCGACGGCTCCTCCAGCGGGCCCGCGACCCGCGCCGACGACCCGGCGAAGGCGGCGGCCGTCCGGTTCGCGGCGCTGCTGCGGCGGCACGGCGTGACCGTGCGCGGCACCCCGGCGCCCGGTTCCGGCAAGGGCGGCGCCCGGCTCGCCGCGCACGGCTCGGCGCCGCTGGCCGACCTGGTCGAGCGGATGCTGACCAACAGCGACAACGACCTGGCCGAGGCGCTGGTCCGGCAGACCGCGCTGGCCACCGGCCGGCCCGCCACCTTCGCCGGCGGCGCCGCCGCGGTCCGCGCCGAACTCGCCCGCTACGGCGTGCCGTTGACCGGCGCGGTGTTCACCGACGGCAGCGGCCTGGCGCGCGCCGACCGGCTGTCGCCGCGCACCCTGGCCGCGCTGCTCGCGCTCGCCGCCTCGCCGGCCCACCCGCAGCTGCGGCCGGTGCTGACCGGGCTGCCGGTCGCCGCGTTCACCGGGACGCTCACCTCGCGCTTCACCGGCGGGCCCGGCGCGGGCCTGGTGCGCGCCAAGACCGGGACGCTCACCGGCGTCAACACCGTCGCGGGCACCGTGCTGACGCGCTCGGGCCGGCTGCTGGCGTTCTCCTTCATGGCCGACGACGCCTCCTCGCCCGCCGACGCGCAGGCCGCGCTGGACGCCCTGGCGACGGCCCTCGCCCGGTCCTGA
- a CDS encoding inorganic diphosphatase, whose amino-acid sequence MEFDVTIEIPKGSRNKYEVDHETGRIRLDRRLFTSTSYPADYGFIENTLGQDGDPLDALVLLDEPTFPGCLITCRAIGMFRMTDEAGGDDKVLCVPASDPRVEHLRDIHHVSEFDRLEIQHFFEVYKDLEPGKSVEGANWVGRAEAEAEIEESFRRLKESGNGH is encoded by the coding sequence TTGGAGTTCGACGTCACGATCGAGATCCCGAAGGGTTCGCGGAACAAGTACGAGGTGGACCACGAGACCGGTCGTATCCGCCTGGACCGCAGGCTCTTCACCTCGACCAGCTACCCCGCCGACTACGGGTTCATCGAGAACACGCTCGGCCAGGACGGCGACCCGCTGGACGCGCTGGTCCTGCTGGACGAGCCGACCTTCCCGGGCTGCCTGATCACCTGCCGGGCGATCGGCATGTTCCGGATGACCGACGAGGCCGGCGGCGACGACAAGGTGCTGTGCGTGCCGGCGTCGGACCCGCGGGTGGAGCACCTGCGCGACATCCACCACGTCAGCGAGTTCGACCGGCTGGAGATCCAGCACTTCTTCGAGGTCTACAAGGACCTGGAGCCCGGGAAGTCGGTGGAGGGCGCGAACTGGGTCGGCCGCGCGGAGGCGGAGGCGGAGATCGAGGAGTCCTTCCGCCGCCTCAAGGAATCCGGCAACGGCCACTGA
- a CDS encoding DoxX family protein, whose amino-acid sequence MRQLFDARGAIGDARRIDADRARPVVIGLFRIVVAFLFTCHGAATIFGVFGGASDGGPGPAAFTWPGWYASVIELVGGIAVFLGLGTRLAALICSGSMAYAYFDVHQKQSLLPIQNHGEPAAMFCWAFLLITVLGAGAFSLDALLQRARPAAGPPERSGPGERSAEQAPAVALTSES is encoded by the coding sequence ATGCGGCAGTTATTTGACGCGCGCGGCGCCATCGGTGACGCGCGCCGGATCGACGCGGACCGCGCGCGTCCGGTCGTCATCGGCCTGTTCCGGATCGTCGTCGCGTTCCTGTTCACCTGCCACGGCGCCGCCACGATCTTCGGCGTCTTCGGCGGCGCGTCCGACGGCGGCCCCGGCCCGGCCGCCTTCACCTGGCCGGGCTGGTACGCCTCGGTCATCGAACTGGTCGGCGGCATCGCGGTGTTCCTGGGCCTGGGCACCCGGCTGGCGGCGCTGATCTGCTCCGGCTCGATGGCCTACGCGTACTTCGACGTGCACCAGAAGCAGTCGCTGCTGCCGATCCAGAACCACGGTGAGCCGGCGGCGATGTTCTGCTGGGCGTTCCTGCTCATCACGGTGCTCGGCGCGGGCGCGTTCTCGCTCGACGCGCTGCTGCAGCGGGCCCGGCCGGCCGCGGGACCACCGGAGCGGTCCGGCCCCGGTGAACGCTCCGCCGAGCAGGCGCCCGCGGTGGCGCTGACCTCGGAGAGCTGA
- a CDS encoding zinc-dependent metalloprotease, translating into MTSIGASEMVDWNLAVATAQRLTRPGPEVSRDEARAIVAELRAHARESEAHVRAFTRMYGDAEAPEGGHGTPVLIVDRPGWVRANVAGFREVLKPLLGKMQERRPGGPGGAVLGTVGGKVTGVEVGMLLSFLSSRVLGQYETFAPPTRELPAGPVKPGPGRSRAGRLLLVAPNIVHVERELDVDPHDFRLWVCLHEETHRTQFSAVPWLRDHIEGEIQSFLGETELDASTVIERVREAVQSFAGGRDAKEARDAKDAKDAKDAGAAQEAGRSGDAGDAEGAGDAEAADKRAEKPADKPADKPADADGRSLVDLVQTPTQREILGRLTAVMSLLEGHADYVMDGVGPQVVPSVTEIREKFSQRRASGAGRLDLALRKLLGLDAKLRQYRDGERFVRAVVDEVGMDGFNRVWTSPNTLPTKTEIAKPAEWVARVHGKGGS; encoded by the coding sequence ATGACGAGCATCGGTGCAAGCGAGATGGTCGACTGGAACCTCGCCGTGGCGACCGCCCAGCGGCTGACCCGGCCGGGACCCGAGGTCAGCCGGGACGAGGCGCGCGCCATCGTCGCCGAGCTGCGCGCGCACGCGCGCGAGTCCGAGGCGCACGTGCGCGCCTTCACCCGGATGTACGGCGACGCCGAGGCGCCCGAGGGCGGCCACGGCACCCCGGTGCTGATCGTGGACCGCCCCGGCTGGGTCAGGGCGAACGTCGCGGGCTTCCGCGAGGTGCTCAAGCCGCTGCTCGGCAAGATGCAGGAGCGCCGACCCGGCGGACCAGGCGGCGCGGTGCTCGGCACGGTGGGCGGCAAGGTCACCGGCGTCGAGGTCGGGATGCTGCTGAGCTTCCTGTCCTCGCGGGTGCTCGGCCAGTACGAGACCTTCGCGCCGCCGACCCGCGAGCTGCCGGCCGGGCCGGTCAAGCCCGGCCCCGGCCGGTCACGGGCCGGCCGGCTGCTGCTGGTGGCCCCGAACATCGTCCACGTGGAGCGCGAACTCGACGTGGACCCGCACGACTTCCGGCTGTGGGTGTGCCTGCACGAGGAGACCCACCGCACCCAGTTCTCCGCGGTGCCGTGGCTGCGCGACCACATCGAGGGCGAGATCCAGTCCTTCCTGGGCGAGACCGAGCTCGACGCCTCGACGGTGATCGAGCGCGTCCGCGAGGCCGTGCAGTCCTTCGCGGGCGGCAGGGACGCGAAGGAGGCGCGCGACGCCAAGGATGCCAAGGACGCCAAGGACGCCGGAGCGGCGCAGGAGGCGGGCCGGTCCGGGGACGCGGGGGACGCCGAGGGCGCCGGGGACGCGGAGGCCGCCGACAAGCGCGCCGAGAAGCCCGCCGACAAGCCCGCCGACAAGCCCGCGGACGCCGACGGCCGCAGCCTGGTCGACCTGGTGCAGACCCCCACCCAGCGCGAGATCCTCGGCCGGCTGACCGCCGTGATGTCGCTGCTGGAGGGCCACGCCGACTACGTGATGGACGGCGTCGGCCCCCAGGTCGTGCCGTCCGTCACGGAGATCCGCGAGAAGTTCTCTCAGCGCAGGGCCAGCGGCGCCGGCCGCCTCGACCTGGCGCTGCGCAAGCTGCTCGGCCTGGACGCCAAGCTGCGCCAGTACCGCGACGGCGAGCGCTTCGTGCGGGCCGTGGTGGACGAGGTCGGCATGGACGGCTTCAACCGGGTGTGGACCTCGCCCAACACCCTCCCGACCAAGACGGAGATCGCCAAACCCGCGGAGTGGGTCGCGCGGGTGCACGGCAAGGGCGGGTCCTGA